Proteins encoded by one window of Sorex araneus isolate mSorAra2 chromosome 3, mSorAra2.pri, whole genome shotgun sequence:
- the VTCN1 gene encoding V-set domain-containing T-cell activation inhibitor 1, with the protein GRHSITVTTLASAGNIGEDGILSCTFEPDIKLADIVIQWLKEGVMGPVHEFKEGKDDLSEQNEMFRGRTAVFTDQVIVGNASLRLKNVQLTDAGTYKCHIITSKGKGNANLEYKTGAFSIPEVNVDYNASSETLRCEAPRWFPQPTVVWASQVDQGANFSEVSNTSFELDSENVTMKVVSLLYNVTINNTYSCMIENDIAKATGDIKVTDSEIKRRSRLQLLNSKACLCVSPVFATIWVLLPLAPYLMLK; encoded by the exons GGGAGACACTCCATCACAGTCACGACACTCGCCTCCGCTGGGAACATCGGGGAGGATGGGATCCTGAGTTGCACCTTTGAACCTGACATCAAACTTGCAGATATAGTGATCCAGTGGCTCAAAGAAGGTGTGATGGGCCCCGTACACGAGTTCAAGGAAGGCAAAGATGACCTGTCAGAGCAGAATGAAATGTTCCGAGGCCGGACAGCAGTGTTCACTGATCAAGTGATAGTTGGTAATGCCTCTCTGAGGCTGAAAAATGTGCAACTCACAGATGCGGGCACATATAAGTGCCACATCATTACCTCAAAGGGCAAGGGGAATGCTAACCTTGAATATAAAACTGGAG CCTTCAGCATCCCAGAGGTGAATGTGGACTATAATGCCAGCTCAGAGACCTTACGATGCGAGGCGCCCCGGTGGTTCCCCCAGCCAACGGTGGTCTGGGCATCCCAAGTGGACCAGGGAGCCAACTTTTCAGAAGTTTCCAACACCAGCTTTGAGCTAGATTCTGAGAACGTGACTATGAAAGTTGTATCCCTACTGTACAATGTCACAATCAACAACACATACTCCTGTATGATTGAGAATGACATCGCCAAAGCCACAGGGGATATCAAAGTAACAG ACTCTGAAATTAAAAGGCGTAGTCGCCTACAGCTGCTGAACTCCAAGGCATGCCTGTGTGTTTCTCCTGTCTTTGCCACCATCTGGGTTCTCCTGCCCCTCGCTCCTTACCTGATGTTAAAATAG